The Sinomonas sp. P10A9 genome includes a window with the following:
- the thiC gene encoding phosphomethylpyrimidine synthase ThiC, which translates to MEHLQEQHPAHSLAFVEDPEHGLKVPVTEIALDDAPNGEANAPLRVYRTSGPGSDPVMGLPAFRSAWIAERGDTAPYEGRERNLLDDGRSAVRRGEASAEWKGAKPVPLRAKPGQRVTQMHYARAGVVTPEMRFVALRENCDVELVRSEVAAGRAIIPNNINHPESEPMIIGKAFLVKINANIGNSAVTSSIEEEVDKLQWATKWGADTVMDLSTGDDIHTTREWIIRNSPVPIGTVPIYQALEKVNGDASALTWEIFRDTVIEQCEQGVDYMTIHAGVLLRYVPLTAERVTGIVSRGGSIMAGWCLAHHEENFLYTHFDELCEIFAQYDVAFSLGDGLRPGSTADANDAAQFAELDTLAELTKRAWKYDVQVMVEGPGHIPFHLVRENVERQQELCDGAPFYTLGPLVTDVAPGYDHITSAIGATEIARYGTAMLCYVTPKEHLGLPNKDDVKTGVITYKIAAHAADLAKGHPGAHERDDALSKARFEFRWRDQFSLSLDPATAEAFHDETLPAEPAKTAHFCSMCGPKFCSMRISQDIRNEFGSKAAQEELVDIAAGMRQKSEEFLATGGKVYLPETITVGAPE; encoded by the coding sequence ATGGAACACCTGCAAGAACAGCACCCTGCCCACTCGCTCGCTTTCGTTGAGGATCCCGAACACGGCCTCAAGGTGCCGGTTACCGAGATCGCGCTCGACGACGCGCCGAACGGCGAGGCCAACGCGCCGCTGCGGGTCTACCGGACCTCGGGCCCGGGCAGCGATCCCGTCATGGGGCTGCCGGCCTTCCGATCCGCGTGGATCGCTGAGCGTGGGGACACCGCGCCGTACGAGGGCCGCGAAAGGAACCTCCTCGACGATGGCCGCTCGGCCGTTCGGCGCGGCGAGGCCTCGGCGGAGTGGAAGGGCGCGAAGCCCGTGCCGCTGCGTGCCAAGCCCGGACAGCGGGTGACGCAGATGCACTACGCGCGGGCCGGCGTCGTGACTCCCGAGATGCGGTTTGTGGCGCTCCGCGAGAACTGCGATGTCGAGCTCGTCCGCTCCGAGGTCGCCGCGGGTCGGGCCATCATCCCGAACAACATCAACCACCCCGAGAGCGAGCCGATGATCATCGGCAAGGCCTTCCTCGTGAAGATCAACGCCAACATAGGCAACTCGGCCGTGACTTCCTCGATCGAGGAGGAGGTCGACAAGCTCCAGTGGGCGACCAAGTGGGGTGCCGACACGGTCATGGACCTCTCGACCGGCGACGATATCCACACCACCCGCGAATGGATCATCCGCAACTCCCCCGTGCCGATCGGCACTGTGCCGATCTATCAGGCGCTCGAGAAAGTCAATGGCGACGCTTCGGCACTCACATGGGAGATCTTCCGCGACACCGTCATCGAACAGTGCGAGCAGGGCGTCGACTACATGACGATCCACGCCGGCGTGCTCCTGCGCTACGTGCCCCTCACCGCTGAGCGCGTCACGGGGATCGTCTCGCGCGGCGGGTCGATCATGGCCGGCTGGTGTCTCGCCCACCACGAGGAGAACTTCCTCTACACGCATTTCGACGAACTGTGCGAGATCTTCGCGCAGTACGACGTCGCGTTCTCGCTCGGCGACGGCCTTCGCCCGGGCTCGACCGCGGACGCGAACGACGCCGCGCAGTTCGCCGAGCTCGACACGCTCGCCGAGCTGACGAAGCGGGCCTGGAAGTACGACGTCCAGGTCATGGTCGAGGGGCCCGGCCACATCCCGTTCCACCTCGTCCGCGAGAACGTCGAGCGGCAGCAGGAGCTGTGCGACGGCGCCCCCTTCTACACGCTCGGGCCGCTCGTGACGGACGTGGCCCCTGGCTACGACCACATCACCTCGGCTATCGGGGCGACCGAGATCGCGCGGTACGGGACGGCGATGCTCTGCTACGTCACGCCGAAGGAGCACCTCGGTCTGCCGAACAAGGACGACGTCAAGACCGGCGTCATCACGTACAAGATCGCCGCGCACGCCGCGGACCTCGCGAAGGGCCACCCGGGCGCGCACGAGCGCGACGATGCCCTCTCCAAGGCCCGCTTCGAGTTCCGCTGGCGAGACCAGTTCTCCCTGTCACTCGATCCCGCCACGGCTGAGGCCTTCCACGACGAGACGCTCCCTGCCGAGCCGGCCAAGACCGCGCACTTCTGCTCAATGTGCGGGCCCAAGTTCTGCTCGATGCGCATCTCCCAGGACATCCGCAACGAGTTCGGCTCGAAGGCGGCTCAGGAGGAGCTCGTCGACATCGCGGCCGGCATGCGGCAGAAGAGCGAGGAGTTCCTAGCAACCGGCGGCAAGGTGTACCTGCCCGAGACCATCACGGTCGGCGCCCCGGAGTAG
- the ffh gene encoding signal recognition particle protein, whose translation MFNSLSDRLTATFKNLRGKGRLSEADVDATVREIRRALLDADVAVPVVRDFAARIRERALGAEVSGALNPSQQIVKIVNEELQGILGGETRRLRLAKNPPTVIMLAGLQGAGKTTLAGKLGKWLKAQGHSPLLVAADLQRPNAVTQLQVVGQRAGVAVFAPHPGIQSEFEAPTGNPVAVARDGVAEARAKLHDVVIVDTAGRLGVDAEMMQQAADIRAAVNPDEVLFVIDAMIGQDAVNTAKAFEEGVDFTGVVLSKLDGDARGGAALSVASVTGRPVMFASTGEGLDDFELFHPDRMASRILDMGDVLTLIEQAEQSWDKDEAARMAKKFADQEDFTLEDFLAQMQQIRKMGSMKKMLMMMPGAAQFRQQLEQFDEREIDRVEAIVRSMTPHERVAPKIINGSRRARIARGSGVHVSEVNGLLERFGQAQKMMRKMAQGGGIPGMPGIPGTGGFGGAKKGPAKGKKKAKSGNPAKAAQQLREAEARRTAGASKALDTAQGSSFGGAQAQDFDPSSLNLPKGFEKYLGK comes from the coding sequence GTGTTCAACTCCCTCTCTGACCGTCTCACTGCGACGTTCAAGAATCTCCGCGGCAAGGGCCGCCTGAGCGAGGCGGACGTCGACGCCACAGTCCGGGAGATCCGCCGGGCGCTGCTCGACGCCGATGTCGCCGTGCCCGTGGTCCGCGACTTCGCCGCCCGTATCCGCGAGCGTGCGCTAGGCGCGGAAGTCTCCGGCGCGCTGAACCCGAGCCAGCAGATCGTGAAGATTGTCAACGAGGAGCTGCAGGGCATCCTCGGTGGCGAGACGCGCCGCCTGAGGCTCGCTAAGAACCCGCCGACAGTCATCATGCTCGCGGGCCTCCAGGGCGCTGGCAAGACGACCCTCGCCGGAAAGCTCGGCAAGTGGCTCAAGGCCCAGGGCCACTCCCCGCTGCTCGTCGCAGCCGATCTCCAGCGCCCCAACGCCGTCACCCAGCTCCAGGTGGTCGGCCAGCGCGCGGGCGTGGCCGTGTTCGCCCCCCACCCCGGCATCCAGTCCGAGTTCGAGGCCCCGACGGGCAACCCGGTCGCGGTGGCACGGGACGGCGTGGCCGAGGCGCGCGCCAAGCTGCACGACGTCGTCATCGTGGACACCGCCGGCCGTCTCGGCGTCGACGCCGAGATGATGCAGCAGGCCGCGGACATCCGCGCTGCCGTGAACCCGGACGAAGTGCTGTTCGTCATCGACGCGATGATCGGCCAGGACGCCGTCAACACGGCCAAGGCGTTCGAGGAGGGCGTCGACTTCACGGGCGTCGTGCTTTCTAAGCTCGACGGCGATGCCCGTGGCGGTGCTGCGCTCTCGGTCGCGTCGGTGACGGGGCGCCCGGTCATGTTCGCCTCCACCGGTGAGGGCCTCGACGACTTCGAGCTCTTCCACCCGGACCGCATGGCTTCCCGCATCCTCGACATGGGGGATGTCCTGACGCTCATCGAGCAGGCCGAGCAGAGCTGGGACAAGGACGAAGCCGCCCGGATGGCGAAGAAGTTCGCCGACCAGGAGGACTTCACCCTCGAGGACTTCCTCGCCCAGATGCAGCAGATCCGCAAGATGGGCTCGATGAAGAAGATGCTCATGATGATGCCGGGCGCCGCCCAGTTCCGGCAGCAGCTCGAGCAGTTCGACGAGCGGGAGATCGACCGCGTCGAGGCCATCGTCCGGTCTATGACGCCGCACGAGCGGGTGGCCCCCAAGATCATCAACGGCTCGCGCCGTGCCCGCATCGCGCGAGGCTCTGGGGTGCACGTCTCGGAGGTCAACGGACTGCTCGAGCGCTTCGGCCAGGCGCAGAAGATGATGCGCAAGATGGCCCAGGGCGGCGGGATCCCCGGCATGCCAGGGATCCCCGGCACCGGCGGCTTCGGCGGAGCCAAGAAGGGTCCCGCGAAGGGCAAGAAGAAGGCGAAGTCGGGCAATCCGGCCAAGGCAGCGCAGCAGCTCCGTGAGGCGGAGGCCAGGCGGACCGCTGGTGCATCCAAGGCGCTCGATACCGCACAGGGGTCTTCCTTCGGCGGGGCGCAGGCGCAGGATTTCGACCCGTCCTCGCTCAATCTGCCCAAGGGCTTCGAGAAGTACCTCGGCAAGTAG
- a CDS encoding glucose-6-phosphate dehydrogenase — MRGSSPAVRSLLILGASGDLTGRLLFPGLARLLATGRHAGLTVVGAGSEDWTTDQWSQRVHDATEDSLKDATDAGRAELERIRRESTYEKLDVTAPGALAGEIARLPAPVAVYFALPPAVSQKACSLLEASELPEGTRLALEKPFGSSEASAAELNNTLRQLVPESQIHRIDHFLGKGTVLNILGLRFANNFLEPVWNRDHIEKVEIFFDEDLALEGRAGYYDRAGALRDMIQSHLLHVLAIIAMDAPARLDERDLRDGISSVLRAARVEAPFTGSTRRARYTAGNLASRDVPDYTSEPGVDPSRGTETLAEITVTLASWRWAGVPFILRSGKALGTKRKEAVVTFKPVPHLPEGFRGVDEPNRLRIGFGPDVLQLDVDVNGPGDVLNLNRVTLDADLGETDLLPYGEVLDGVLNGDPLLSVRGDTAESCWRVVEPVLNAWAADEVPMDAYPAGSGGPAGWATSAKGEDGTEGGLKGPTSGDDA, encoded by the coding sequence CTGCGCGGGTCCTCGCCAGCCGTGCGTAGCCTGCTGATCCTCGGGGCATCCGGCGACCTCACTGGCCGCCTCCTGTTCCCCGGCCTCGCGAGGCTGCTCGCGACGGGCCGGCACGCGGGCCTCACGGTAGTGGGCGCGGGTTCCGAGGACTGGACCACGGACCAGTGGTCGCAGCGGGTTCACGACGCCACGGAGGATTCCCTCAAGGACGCCACGGACGCCGGGCGGGCCGAACTCGAACGGATCCGACGCGAGTCGACCTACGAGAAGCTCGATGTCACGGCGCCCGGCGCGCTCGCCGGCGAGATCGCCAGGCTTCCGGCTCCGGTCGCGGTCTACTTCGCCCTCCCGCCCGCCGTGAGCCAGAAGGCGTGCAGCCTCCTCGAGGCCTCCGAGCTGCCCGAGGGCACGCGTCTGGCCCTCGAGAAGCCGTTCGGCTCGTCCGAAGCCTCCGCGGCGGAGCTCAACAACACGCTCCGCCAGCTGGTCCCCGAAAGCCAGATCCACCGGATAGACCACTTCCTCGGCAAGGGAACGGTCCTGAACATCCTGGGTCTGCGCTTCGCGAACAACTTCCTCGAGCCTGTCTGGAACCGCGACCACATCGAGAAAGTAGAGATCTTCTTCGACGAGGACCTCGCCCTCGAGGGGCGCGCGGGCTACTACGACCGCGCCGGCGCGCTCCGGGACATGATCCAGAGCCACCTGCTGCATGTGCTTGCGATCATCGCGATGGACGCGCCCGCACGGCTCGACGAACGCGACCTGCGCGATGGCATCAGCTCCGTACTGCGCGCAGCCCGGGTGGAGGCGCCGTTCACCGGCTCGACGCGCCGTGCCCGCTACACGGCCGGGAACCTCGCCAGCCGCGACGTCCCGGACTACACGTCGGAACCCGGAGTCGACCCGTCCAGGGGCACGGAGACGCTCGCCGAGATCACCGTGACCCTCGCGAGCTGGCGTTGGGCGGGGGTGCCGTTCATCCTCCGCTCCGGCAAGGCCCTCGGGACCAAGCGCAAGGAGGCCGTGGTCACGTTCAAGCCCGTGCCGCACCTGCCCGAAGGATTCCGTGGTGTCGACGAGCCGAACCGCCTCCGCATCGGGTTCGGCCCTGACGTCCTCCAGCTCGACGTCGACGTCAATGGACCCGGCGACGTCCTGAACCTCAACCGGGTCACACTCGACGCCGACCTCGGCGAGACCGATCTCCTCCCCTACGGCGAGGTCCTCGACGGCGTGCTGAACGGCGACCCCCTGCTCTCCGTGCGCGGTGACACCGCCGAGAGCTGCTGGCGCGTCGTCGAGCCCGTTCTCAACGCGTGGGCCGCTGACGAGGTGCCGATGGATGCCTACCCGGCCGGCAGCGGTGGTCCAGCGGGCTGGGCCACCTCGGCGAAGGGCGAGGACGGAACCGAGGGAGGGCTCAAGGGCCCGACGTCGGGCGACGACGCCTGA
- a CDS encoding P-II family nitrogen regulator, with protein MKLITAIVRPEKLDAIREQLESEGVQGLTVSGASGYGRQRGYVQVYRGAEYSVDLIPKIRIEVLSTDEQAEEILESMITAASTGSQGDGKIWVVEVQDAVRVRTGERGASAI; from the coding sequence GTGAAGCTCATTACCGCCATCGTCCGGCCCGAGAAGCTCGACGCCATCCGTGAACAGCTCGAGTCCGAGGGCGTCCAGGGCCTGACCGTGAGTGGTGCGAGCGGTTATGGCCGCCAGCGCGGCTACGTCCAGGTGTACCGCGGCGCCGAGTACAGCGTGGACCTGATCCCCAAGATCCGGATCGAGGTCCTCTCCACGGACGAGCAGGCGGAGGAGATCCTCGAATCCATGATCACTGCGGCCTCGACCGGCTCCCAGGGCGACGGCAAGATCTGGGTCGTCGAGGTCCAGGACGCGGTTCGCGTCCGCACCGGGGAGCGCGGCGCCTCAGCCATCTGA
- a CDS encoding ammonium transporter, whose protein sequence is MNTGDTAWVLVSAALVLLMSPGLAIFYGGMTRVKSMLNMMMMSFGALALVGVLWVLFGYSIAFGTDAGGGLFGNPFEDFGLHNLLATDGSMPLVGTIPEIVFVGFQGVFATVTVALVSGAIADRAKFGSWMVFAGLFAVLVYFPVAHWVFDSKKDASGTFIGGWLNHLGLIDFAGGTAVEVLAGAAGLALALVLGKRVGFGKDPEHRPHNLPLVMLGAGLLWFGWFGFNAGSALAANGEAGFAWINTLVAPCAAVLSWLVVERVRDGHATSFGAASGAVAGLVAITPSCATIDPLWAIVLGIVAGGVCALAVGLKYRLGFDDSLDVVGVHLVGGIVGTLFIGLAADPAAPVPGQGLFYGGGFALLGTQALGTGAVLVYSFGVALGLGLAIKAVMGFRVARDVEEAGVDLVIHAETAYAAHAVPAGVGGGFHPLGVRHTVETILEQHLEKLHQPGVTRTAAHSEGVLAGMVPAGTVGP, encoded by the coding sequence ATGAACACTGGCGACACAGCCTGGGTCCTCGTCTCGGCTGCCCTCGTGCTCCTCATGTCTCCGGGACTGGCCATCTTCTACGGGGGCATGACCCGGGTGAAGTCGATGCTCAACATGATGATGATGAGCTTCGGGGCCCTCGCCCTCGTCGGTGTGCTGTGGGTGCTGTTCGGGTACTCGATCGCGTTCGGGACGGACGCTGGAGGAGGCCTCTTCGGCAACCCGTTCGAGGACTTCGGCCTGCACAACCTCCTCGCGACGGACGGCTCGATGCCGCTCGTCGGCACGATTCCCGAGATCGTGTTCGTCGGGTTCCAGGGCGTCTTCGCGACCGTCACGGTGGCCCTCGTATCGGGCGCCATCGCCGACCGCGCCAAGTTCGGCTCGTGGATGGTCTTCGCGGGTCTGTTCGCCGTGCTCGTCTACTTCCCCGTGGCCCACTGGGTGTTCGACTCGAAGAAGGACGCCTCGGGCACGTTCATCGGCGGCTGGCTCAACCACCTCGGCCTCATCGACTTCGCGGGCGGCACAGCCGTCGAAGTCCTCGCCGGCGCCGCGGGCCTCGCCCTTGCCCTCGTGCTCGGCAAGCGCGTCGGGTTCGGCAAGGACCCCGAGCACCGCCCCCACAACCTCCCGCTCGTCATGCTGGGCGCCGGCCTCCTGTGGTTCGGCTGGTTCGGCTTCAACGCCGGTTCGGCCCTCGCCGCCAACGGCGAGGCGGGCTTTGCCTGGATCAACACGCTCGTTGCCCCATGCGCCGCCGTGCTCTCGTGGCTGGTGGTCGAGCGGGTGCGCGACGGGCACGCCACCTCGTTCGGCGCCGCTTCCGGTGCGGTCGCGGGCCTCGTCGCGATCACGCCGTCGTGCGCCACGATCGACCCCCTGTGGGCGATCGTGCTCGGCATCGTCGCCGGCGGGGTCTGCGCACTGGCCGTGGGTCTGAAGTACCGCCTCGGCTTCGACGACTCGCTCGACGTGGTGGGTGTGCACCTCGTCGGCGGCATCGTCGGCACGCTCTTCATCGGCCTCGCGGCAGATCCGGCTGCTCCAGTGCCCGGCCAGGGCCTGTTCTACGGCGGCGGCTTCGCCCTCTTGGGGACCCAGGCCCTCGGAACCGGTGCCGTCCTCGTCTACTCCTTCGGTGTGGCCCTCGGACTCGGCCTCGCGATCAAGGCGGTCATGGGCTTCCGGGTGGCCCGGGATGTCGAGGAGGCCGGCGTCGACCTCGTGATCCACGCCGAGACGGCGTACGCCGCGCATGCAGTTCCGGCCGGTGTGGGCGGCGGCTTCCACCCGCTGGGTGTGCGCCACACCGTCGAGACGATCCTCGAACAGCATCTCGAGAAGCTCCACCAGCCTGGTGTGACGCGCACTGCAGCACATTCAGAGGGGGTGCTCGCCGGAATGGTTCCGGCAGGTACTGTTGGCCCGTGA
- a CDS encoding P-II family nitrogen regulator — protein sequence MKLITAIVRPEKLDVIREALEAYGVQGITVSAASGYGQQRGYTEVYRGAEYSVDLLPKIRIEVLATDDQTDDILDVIITTSNTGRAGDGKVWTVDVHEAIRVRTGERGAAAI from the coding sequence ATGAAACTCATCACGGCGATCGTCCGACCCGAGAAGCTCGACGTGATCCGGGAAGCCCTCGAGGCCTACGGGGTCCAGGGAATCACGGTGAGTGCGGCGAGCGGCTATGGCCAGCAGCGCGGCTACACCGAGGTCTACCGCGGCGCCGAGTACAGCGTGGACCTCCTCCCGAAGATCCGCATCGAAGTCCTCGCCACGGACGATCAGACCGATGACATCCTCGATGTGATCATCACGACGTCCAACACCGGACGGGCCGGGGACGGCAAGGTCTGGACCGTGGACGTCCACGAGGCGATTCGGGTCAGGACCGGTGAGCGCGGGGCGGCAGCGATCTAG